In Candidatus Contubernalis alkalaceticus, the following proteins share a genomic window:
- a CDS encoding YheC/YheD family endospore coat-associated protein, giving the protein MNDCPLIGIHVSKRKYRKRILKLYGRYHGLNLKLFSFTSSDILWKEQGIIGLHLVGNKCKESILPFPQAVYNRCYNKRIKKIKRLENIIGWNKCFNVINFFNKWHVYNLLNQSKLKRHLPDTFIYDEVNVSELLKKYKLVYIKPFYGNKGKRVYRVELTDNGDIHISSHSTAPRYICRKNEDVQKILRKLLQGKKFIVQKGIRSRQIDNQYCDIRVLVQKDILGKWAISTKTIKIAYEHFFNTSIYETIYEAEKLIPNLIPKNTEKSKILRSLNKISKNAAKVLDTHMGPLGELSVDFIIDEDGKLWITEINGKPQKSIYKDIKNFKDKQLIYRRPMEYAYYLSQILI; this is encoded by the coding sequence ATGAATGATTGCCCATTAATAGGTATTCATGTAAGTAAAAGAAAATATAGAAAAAGAATTTTGAAGCTTTATGGGCGTTATCACGGTTTAAACCTGAAACTTTTCTCTTTTACTTCCTCAGATATTCTATGGAAGGAACAAGGCATTATAGGGCTTCATCTGGTTGGGAACAAATGTAAAGAAAGCATATTGCCTTTTCCTCAAGCCGTTTACAACCGGTGTTACAACAAAAGAATAAAAAAAATTAAGCGCCTTGAAAACATAATTGGTTGGAACAAGTGTTTCAACGTTATAAATTTTTTTAATAAATGGCATGTCTATAACCTGTTAAACCAGTCTAAACTTAAACGCCATTTACCAGATACATTTATATATGATGAAGTGAACGTATCAGAACTATTGAAGAAATATAAACTGGTATACATTAAGCCTTTTTATGGAAATAAGGGAAAGAGAGTGTACCGGGTAGAACTAACGGATAATGGGGACATTCATATATCTTCGCACAGCACGGCCCCAAGATATATCTGTAGAAAAAATGAAGATGTTCAAAAAATATTACGCAAACTTCTCCAAGGGAAAAAGTTTATTGTGCAAAAAGGGATTCGATCCAGGCAAATCGATAATCAATATTGTGATATTCGGGTACTCGTTCAAAAAGATATTTTGGGAAAATGGGCGATTTCCACCAAGACTATAAAAATAGCCTACGAACATTTCTTTAACACCAGTATATATGAAACCATTTATGAGGCTGAAAAACTTATTCCAAACTTAATTCCTAAAAACACAGAGAAGAGCAAGATTCTCCGATCACTGAACAAAATAAGTAAAAACGCCGCAAAAGTATTAGATACTCATATGGGTCCTTTGGGAGAATTAAGTGTAGACTTTATAATAGATGAAGATGGGAAGCTATGGATTACTGAAATTAACGGAAAGCCCCAAAAAAGCATCTACAAAGATATTAAAAACTTTAAAGATAAGCAGCTAATTTATCGCAGACCGATGGAATATGCTTATTATCTTTCTCAAATCTTGATATAA
- a CDS encoding cell wall hydrolase — MLKNIIYKRVLIILICVIMMSGGTMEAATVGTVSGNQEDREEILLNLSQLGINPSLRYMHKRENIIEKMDKENHQKSNKTKKEEDTAGYCREHIDLLERLVYAEAKGENYTGKVAVAATVLNRVENADYPDSIPEVIYEYNQGYQYCPVRNGEINRAADEITKEAVKEALRGRDPAQGAISFYNPSKSLNQWIRSRPYVTTIGNHVFVR, encoded by the coding sequence ATGTTAAAAAATATAATTTATAAAAGAGTTTTAATTATATTAATTTGTGTGATAATGATGTCAGGTGGAACAATGGAAGCAGCGACTGTTGGGACTGTTTCAGGAAACCAGGAAGATCGGGAGGAAATATTATTAAATTTAAGCCAATTAGGCATTAATCCCAGTCTCAGATATATGCATAAAAGAGAAAATATAATAGAAAAAATGGATAAAGAGAATCATCAAAAATCAAATAAGACGAAGAAGGAAGAAGATACTGCTGGTTATTGCAGGGAGCATATAGACTTATTAGAACGACTGGTATATGCTGAAGCCAAAGGTGAAAACTATACCGGCAAGGTGGCAGTGGCCGCAACGGTATTGAACCGTGTAGAGAATGCTGATTATCCTGATAGTATTCCAGAGGTAATTTATGAATACAATCAGGGGTATCAATACTGTCCTGTAAGAAATGGAGAAATTAATCGTGCTGCCGACGAAATAACTAAAGAAGCGGTAAAGGAGGCTCTGCGGGGGAGAGATCCTGCCCAGGGAGCCATATCCTTTTACAACCCATCTAAGTCCTTAAACCAATGGATTCGAAGCAGGCCATATGTTACTACTATTGGAAACCACGTTTTTGTAAGGTAA
- the glgP gene encoding alpha-glucan family phosphorylase, protein MKRSERKVAYYSMEIGLEPSIPTYSGGLGVLAGDTIRSFADLKVPVVAVSLISEKGYFYQKLNNVGEQTEEPVYWNPQDLLELLPEKVSVNIEGREVYIQAWQYTVEGVSGSQVPVLFLDTNIPENDQEARTLTTYLYGGDLTYRLAQEIILGIGGFRMLQKLGYTGIKKYHMNEGHSSLLALEMLRQLKEKREHSEKGQDLWDIEEVRTRCVFTTHTPVPAGHDQFSYTIVEKVLGEFIPWEVLKKLGGQEFLNMTLLALNLSRYVNGVARKHGEISRKMFPGYPIDSITNGVHVCNWTSSSFYRLYERYIQGWCNDPFALRYSLAIPREEIWEAHMESKRKMIDFVNQNTNAGMSYHHLTIGFARRSTAYKRVDLIFTDLQRLASISNKVGKIQLVFAGKAHPSDSRGKELIKKVFQHARELKDSIKIAYLENYNIRTAKFLTSGVDLWLNTPKRPMEASGTSGMKVVMNGIPNFSILDGWWLEGHIEGITGWSIGSRGIENQGDQDERDARELYEKLEEVIVPQFYYEREKWIDVMRHSIAVNGSFFNTHRMVYEYTVNAYFL, encoded by the coding sequence TTGAAGAGAAGTGAAAGAAAAGTTGCTTATTATTCCATGGAAATCGGATTGGAACCCAGCATTCCCACCTACAGTGGCGGATTGGGCGTCCTGGCAGGAGATACCATACGCTCCTTTGCTGATTTGAAAGTGCCTGTAGTAGCTGTAAGTTTGATTAGTGAGAAAGGATATTTTTATCAAAAGCTTAATAATGTTGGGGAACAGACGGAGGAACCGGTGTATTGGAATCCTCAGGATTTGTTGGAATTACTTCCAGAAAAAGTTAGTGTGAACATTGAAGGAAGGGAAGTTTACATACAGGCGTGGCAGTATACTGTGGAGGGTGTTTCCGGTTCTCAAGTTCCTGTACTGTTTCTGGATACCAATATTCCTGAAAATGATCAGGAGGCCCGAACCCTGACCACTTATTTATATGGTGGTGATCTTACTTACCGCCTGGCCCAGGAAATTATTCTGGGAATTGGGGGTTTCAGGATGCTGCAGAAGTTGGGTTACACGGGGATTAAAAAGTATCATATGAATGAAGGACATTCCAGTCTATTAGCTCTGGAAATGTTAAGACAGTTGAAGGAGAAAAGAGAGCACAGTGAAAAAGGCCAGGATTTGTGGGATATTGAGGAAGTAAGAACTCGCTGTGTCTTTACCACTCATACTCCGGTACCTGCAGGTCATGACCAGTTTTCTTATACGATTGTAGAAAAGGTTTTGGGTGAATTTATTCCCTGGGAGGTTTTAAAAAAGTTGGGAGGGCAGGAGTTTTTGAATATGACTCTTCTGGCTTTAAATTTAAGCCGTTACGTAAATGGCGTAGCCCGTAAGCACGGAGAAATATCCCGAAAAATGTTTCCCGGATATCCCATTGATTCCATTACTAATGGAGTTCATGTCTGCAACTGGACCTCTAGTAGTTTTTATCGTCTTTATGAACGTTACATCCAGGGATGGTGCAATGATCCCTTCGCCCTCCGTTATTCCCTGGCCATTCCTAGAGAAGAAATCTGGGAGGCCCACATGGAATCAAAGCGTAAGATGATCGATTTTGTTAATCAGAATACAAACGCTGGAATGAGCTACCATCATCTTACTATCGGTTTTGCTCGAAGATCAACGGCATATAAAAGGGTAGACTTGATTTTCACTGATCTACAAAGGCTGGCTTCTATTTCTAATAAAGTGGGTAAAATACAGTTGGTTTTTGCCGGAAAGGCTCATCCTTCAGATTCCCGGGGGAAAGAATTGATAAAAAAAGTATTCCAACATGCCCGGGAGCTGAAAGATTCTATTAAAATTGCTTACCTGGAAAACTATAATATTCGAACAGCGAAGTTTTTAACGTCAGGGGTAGACCTGTGGTTAAATACACCCAAAAGGCCCATGGAGGCCTCTGGAACTTCAGGTATGAAGGTGGTTATGAACGGGATTCCTAATTTCAGCATTTTAGACGGTTGGTGGTTGGAGGGGCATATTGAAGGGATTACAGGATGGTCTATTGGTTCCAGGGGGATAGAAAACCAGGGGGATCAAGACGAAAGAGATGCCCGGGAACTTTATGAGAAACTAGAAGAGGTGATTGTACCTCAATTCTACTATGAGAGAGAAAAGTGGATTGATGTGATGCGCCACTCCATCGCGGTAAATGGTTCTTTCTTTAATACCCACCGGATGGTGTATGAATATACAGTTAATGCTTATTTTCTTTAA